CTGTTTCGGTTCAACCGGCGGTGGGGTTTTAAGGGGTCGCGGGGAGTATAGACCATGCTTGAAGTCATCTTCCTCGGCACCGGGGGCATAATGCCGACCAGGGAAAGGAACGTTCCTGCCATAGCGCTTCGCTACAAGGGTGAGATAATCCTCTTCGACGTCGGAGAGGGGACGATGAGGCAGATGAACGCGGCAAAGCTCAGCCCGATGAAGGTGGAAAAGATATTCATCACCCACTTCCACGGCGACCATTACCTCGGCCTTGCCGCGCTGATCCAGACGATGAACCTCTGGGACAGGGAAAAGCCCCTCCACGTCTACGGGCCGAAGTACACCTTCGAATTCGTCCAGCACTTCCTCAACAGCGGCTTCTTCCGGCCCGGATTTGATATCCACGTGCACGAGCTTGGAGAGACGAGGTTGAGGTTCGGGGATTATGAAATCTGGTCTTTTAAAGTCGAGCACGGAATTCCAGCCCTCGGCTACGTCTTCAAGGAAAAGGACAAACGCGGGAAGTTCCTCCCGGAGAAGCTCAGAGAGTACGGGCTGAGGGAGGGGCCGATCCTCGGAAGGCTCGAGAGGGAAGGTCAAATCGAGTGGAATGGCAGGATAATCCGGCTTGAAGACGTCACGGGGCCGAGGAGAAAGGGGCTGAAGGTGGTCTACACCGGCGACACTGAACCCTGTGAGAGGGTGAGGCTCTTCGCTGAGAGGGCGGACTTATTGATCCACGAGGCGACCTACCTTAACCCCGAGGACAGGGGAGAGAGCTACCACTCAACCGTCGAGGAGGCCTGCGATGTTGCCAGAAGGGCCAATGTGAAGCTTTTGGCGCTCTTCCACAGGGCCTTCCGCTACACCTACGAGGAATACGTGCGGGAAGCCTCAAAGATATGCGAGAGTCTTGGGGTGAACTTCGTAATTCCAAGGGACTTCGACGTCATAACCTTCAAATCCGGCTCGTGGGAGCAGGGAAACATTCTGGGGGGCGGGAAATGAGCTATTTACGCTACGTTAAGCTCATCGGAACGATGCACGTCTCTCCAAAGAGCAGGGAGGAGGTCATGAGGACGATACTGGAAGAGAGGCCCCACGCGGTTGCAGTGGAGCTCGACAGAACTCGCTTCCTTGCCATGGAGTCGAACAGGGAGATGACCCTTGAGGACGCCCTCCGCTTCGGCAGGAGGGGGCTGATAAACTACGCCCTGGCTAAGGTGGAGGAGAAGCTCGGAGAGGAGTTCGGCATGAAGCCGGGGGAGGAGATGAAGGCCGCGATAAGCGCCGCCCAGGCTCTGGGGGTTCCGCTCTTCCTCATCGACGAGGATATAAACGTCATCCTCTCGAAGATAGCGGCCTCACCGGCGAGGGAGAAGCTCCTGATGGCCCTCGAGGGATTGGCCGTCTTCCTCCCGATAAAATCCGGCGGAGAAATGCCCGACCCGATGAGCGAGTACAGGACGATGATGATGGAGTTCTCCAGGAGGTACCCCTACCTCTACCGCGTCCTCGTCGAGGAGAGGAACGAGGTGATGGCCCGGAACCTGATTTCCATCGTCGAGAACCTCAAGGCGAGGGGTGTAAAGAGGCCGAAGGTGATAGCCGTTGTGGGCCTCGGCCATAAGCCCGGAATCGAGCACCTCTTGGATAGGGCGAAGGAAAGAAGGCCCGTGAGTCCCTACTGGTTCTCTGGGTGAGGCGGTCGTTACTTTTATATTGGATGTCCCCAAATTAAGGTGGGGATTGCCATGAAGGACAGGCTGGAGAAGATGCTCAACGTCAAAATCCTGGAAATGGAGGAACTCGACGACAAAATAATCGTCTACGTCCCGGAGGATCAGGTTAGAATAGCGGTCGGCAGCGGCGGGGCCGCCGTAAAGGCTGCCGAGCTGGTGATTGGCAAGAAGATCGAGGTCAAAGGCAGGTGACGGCCGGTCGTGAAACTCGGTAGGGAGCTTGAGGACCTGACCGTTTCTTTTCTCGTCCTTACACTGCTCTTCGCGGACTTCGACATTGGGACTATTCCCTACGTTGTCCCCGCCGTTCTAACGGCTTTCGTCTTCCATGAGCTGGCTCACCGCTTCGTGGCGAGGAGCTACGGATACAGGGCATTTTACCGGCGCTGGGACACCGGAATCCTGCTGGCGCTTGGCTTGGGAGTCGCAACCAAGCTCCTAACCGGCACGACCTGGATATTCGCCGCCCTCGGTGCGGTTCAGATCCACGCCCCCTACGCCATCGATGAGAGGGAAGCGTTCGGAAAGATAGCCCTCGCCGGTCCGGCTGTTAACATAGCCGTTGGGGCGGCTGCCATGCTGCTCTCCAGGATGACGCCCGCTTTCAGCTCGATTTGGTACGTCCCCTGGCTCACCGCCAGGATAAACCTCTGGCTGGCCTTCTTCAACCTCTTACCGTTTCCTCCGCTCGACGGTTCCAAGGTTGCCCGCTGGAACACCGGAATCTGGGCGGTGGCAATAGGCGTCGCCTACCTGCTCTACAGATTTATGTAACACTGCAGGTGATACAAAAGGGAAAGGTTAAATAGCCTCCCCCCGATCTTATTCCGGGTGATGCTGATGGAGTACAAGAACCCGATCGGAGTTAACATAAACCTCGAGACCGGGGTAATTCCCGGCGCCAAAAAGCTCGTGAGGAGGCTCAGCGACCTTAAGGGCTACTTCCAGGATGAAGAGGCTTACAGCGAGCTCCTCAAGGACGACCCGGTGGTTTACGAGGTCTACGCCGTTGAGCAGGAGGAGAGCGAAGGAGACCTCAACTTCGCCACGACGGTTCTCTATCCGGGCAAGGTCGGAAGGGAGTTTTTCTTCACGAAGGGTCACTTCCATGCCAAGCCAGACAGGGCCGAGATATACTACGGCATCAAGGGCAAAGGTGGAATGCTTCTCCAGACGCCGGAGGGGAAGGCGGAATGGATAGAGATGGGGCCGGGTACGGTGGTCTACGTCCCGCCCTACTGGGCGCACAGAACGGTCAACACCGGAAACGAGCCGTTCATCTTCCTCGCGATATATCCCGCAGATGCCGGCCACGACTACGGCTCAATTAAAGAGAAAGGCTTCTCCAAGCTCGTCATAGAGGAGAACGGAGAGGCCAAGGTTGTCGACAACCCGCGCTGGAAGGAGTGAACCGCGGGATTTTCCTTTATCCCCTTGCCCACCGCAACCCTTATTAACTCCAAAGAGTTACATCACTCCCGGTGATACATAATGTCCTGGGATTCCCTCTACTCATCCGCTTTTGATAGGATAAAAGGGCGCATCGGGAAGGCCGGAACCGTTCTTCTGGCGTACAATACCAACATCGACGCGATAAAGTACCTCAAAAGGGAAGACCTCAAGTCCAGAGTCGAGAAGGCCGGGAAGGAGGAGGTTCTCCGCTATTCCGACGAGCTTCCCCCGAGAATAAGCACCGTCCAGGAGCTTCTCGGCTCGATACTCTGGAGCGTCAGGAGGGGCAAAGCCGCTGAACTGTTCGTCGAGAGCTGTCCCGTTCGCTTCTACATGAAGAGGTGGGGCTGGGACGAGCTGAGGATGGGCGGCCAGGTGGGCATAATGGCCAACCTCCTGGGGGGTGTCTACGGCGTTCCCGTAATAACCCACGTCCCCCAGCTGTCGAAGCTACAGGGAGACCTCTTCAAGGATGGGCCTATCTACGTCCCGAAGGCGGAGGATGGAAAGCTTAGCCTTGTCCACCCTAGGGAATTCGCGGGTGACGAGGAGAGCTGCATCCACTACATCTACGAGTTCCCGCGTGGGTTTAGGATCTTCGACTTCGAAGCTCCAAGGGAGAACCGCTTCATAGGTTCCGCCGACGATTACAACACGACCCTCTACATAAGGCCGGAGTTCACCGAGCACTTCGGGGAGATAGCTGAGAAAGCCAACCTCGCGATAATGAGCGGTCTGCAGGCTCTAACGAAGGAGAACTATCGCGAGCCTTTCGAGGTAATAGCGACCCACCTCGACGTTCTCGCTGAGGGAGAAATTCCAGTCCACCTTGAGTTCGCCTTTACCCCTGACGAGACCGTCAGGAAGGCCATCCTTGACCTCCTCGGAAAGTTCTGGAGCGTTGGCCTGAACGAGGTCGAACTCGCCTCGGTGATGGAGGTAATTGGAGAGAAAGCGTTGGCAGAGAAACTCCTCGCCCACGACCCGGTTGATCCTATAGCCGTCACAGAGGCCATGCTCAAGCTCGCCGAAAAGACGGGAGTGAGGAGGATACACTTCCACACCTACGGCTACTACTTGGCTTTAACCGACTACAAGGGGGACCTCGTGAGGGACGCGCTCCTCTTCGCAGCCCTGGCGGCGGCGGCAAAGGCAAAGCTCGGGGATGTCAGGAACATAGACGATGTCATCAAAGCCATGGACGTTCCCGTGAACGAGAAGTCAAAGTCGGTCGGGGAGGCCCTGGTGAAGGAGTACGGCATGAGGGACGGCATCGCGGAGGTAAACGGCTACCAGCTCTCCTTCGTGCCGACCAAGATAGTCGCGAAGCCTAAGTCCACCGTCGGAATCGGCGACACCATCTCCAGCTCCGCCTTCGTGGGCGAATTCGCCCTCCGCTGACCTTTCTTTTTACGCCAAAGTTAAAAACATGTGCAATGAAGTAGTGGACAGGGATCGTAAAGGTGGTTGCCATGAAGACGCTCATTCTCGCCGGTGGGAAGGGCACGAGGCTCTGGCCGCTCAGCAGGGAGCTGATGCCCAAGCAGTTCGTCCGCTTCCTCGACGATAAAAGCCTGTTCCAGAAGACGGTTGAGAGGGCGCTTAAGTTCTCGAAGCCCGGTGAAATCTTCGTCGTGACGAATAAGAAGTACAAGTTCAGGGTTCTCGATGACATCCACGAGCTAGGTCTGGACATCCCGGAGGAGAACATCCTCCTCGAACCGAGGGGGAGGAACACCCTCCCCGCGATATACTGGGGCATAAGGCGCATCGAGGAGACCTTTGGGGATTCCATCGTTGCCGTCCTGCCCAGTGATCATCTCATCGACGCCGGGGAGGCCTACGAGAGGGCTTTCAGGAACGCGGAGAGGCTCGCCAGAGACCATCTCGTAACGTTTGGAATAAAGCCGACCAGGCCGCACACGGGCTACGGCTACATAAGGCCTGGGGAGGCCATTAAGGAGGGTAACGCCCTTCTGGGCTACCGCGTCGCGGAGTTCAAGGAGAAGCCCGACCTTGAGACGGCCAAGCGCTACGTTGAGGAAGGTTATTACTGGAACAGCGGCATGTTTGCCTTCGATACGGAGGTTTTCCTTGAGGAAGTCAGAAGGCACGCCCCCGATGTCGTTAGGGCCTTCGAGGAGGAAAGCGTGGAGAAGGCCTACGAGCTGGCGCCGGATATCAGCATCGACTACGGCGTCATGGAGAAGACAGACAAGGCCGCGGTCGTTCCCCTCAACGTCTACTGGAACGACCTCGGCAGCTTCGACGCAATCTACGAAGTCCTCGAGAAGGACGGGAACGGGAACGCCATAAGGATCTCCGGGAAGGACTCCTACCACATCGGGATAAACTCGAGGAACAACCTCATTATGGCCGAGAGGCTCACTGCTACTGTTGGTGTTGAAGATCTCATCGTAATCGACACCGACGACGCGCTCCTTATAGCCCACCGCGGTGAGGGGCAGAGGGTTAAGGAGGTCTATAAGAGGCTCAAGGAGAGGAACGACGAGAGGGCCATAGTCCACAGGACGGCTTACAGACCCTGGGGGAGCTACACCGTCCTTGAGGAGAACGACCGCTACAAGATAAAGCGCCTCACAGTTCTGCCGGGTAAGAAGCTGTCGCTCCAGATGCACTACCACAGGAGCGAGCACTGGGTCGTGGTGAGGGGAACCGCAAAGGTTCGCGTCGGCGACGAGGAGATACTCCTCCGTCCCGGGGAGAGCACCTTCATTCCCGCAGGGGTCATCCACCGCCTTGAGAACCCGGGGAAGGTCGTCCTCGAGGTCATCGAGACCCAGATAGGGGAGTACCTGGGAGAGGACGACATAGTCCGCTTCGAGGACGATTTCGGGAGGGAGTGATAATGGCTGAGGATAAGAAGGAAGGGAAGGGGGCCAAGAACTGCGGGGACGAATGGGAGCGGTTCAGCAGTTCCATATCTTCCCTTTCGCTCAGTCTCTTGCCCACGCTGCTCTTTGTGCTCATAATGTCTTACATAATCGTCGTGGGGCTTCAGAACGCCGATATAACCTTCACCGTTCAGGGCCAGGAGGTCACCATAACCTATCCCCAGATAAACATACCCGTGGACTACTCAGCCATAAAGAACGCGGTGATTTACCTCTTCGCCGCGATACTGATAGGCATACCCGTACCCCTGCTCTCGGGTAAGTGGAAGCCGCTGAAGATGCTGGTCTCGCTGATTCAGGCGGGAGCATTCGTCTACGGGCTGTACATCTTCGTGATGATGATAATCAACTTTGCAAGCTCTCTAATGTGAGGTGATTTCAATGGGAAAGCTCTTCGGAACCTTCGGAGTCCGTGGAACAGCCAACGAGGAGATAACCCCCGAGTTCGCCCTCAAGATGGGCATGGCCTTCGGGACGATGCTCAGGCGCGAGGGCAGGGAAAGGCCGCTCGTCGTCGTTGGCAGGGACACCAGGGTGAGCGGTGAGATGCTGAAAAATGCCCTGATAAGCGGTCTTTTGAGCACCGGCTGCGACGTCATCGACGTTGGGATAGCGCCCACCCCTGCAATTCAGTGGGCGACCGACCACTTCAACGCCGACGGTGGGGCGGTTATAACCGCTTCCCACAATCCACCGGAGTACAACGGCATAAAGCTCCTCGAACCAAACGGCATGGGCCTCAAGAAGGAGAGGGAGGCAATAGTTGAGGAGGTCTTCTTCAGCGGGGACTTCCATCGGGCCAGGTGGGACAGGATAGGCGAGCTTAGGGAAGAGGACATCATCAAGTCCTACATCGAGGCGATAAAAGCGAGGGTTGACGTTGATGCCATCAAGAGTAGAAGGCCCTTCGTTGTCGTTGACACCTCCAACGGCGCCGGCAGTTTAACCCTGCCCTACCTCCTCAGGGAGCTTGGCTGCAAGGTCGTTTCTGTAAACGCCCACCCGGACGGCCATTTCCCTGCCAGAAATCCGGAGCCGAACGAGGAGAACCTGAAGGAGTTTAAGGAGATAGTGAAGGCCCTCGGTGCGGACTTCGGTGTCGCCCAGGACGGCGACGCTGACAGGGCAGTCTTCATCGACGAGAACGGCAGGTTCATCCAGGGTGACAAGACCTTCGCCCTGGTTGCCGATGCCGTGCTTAAGGAAAACGGCGGCGGCCTTCTCGTTACCACAATAGCAACCTCGAACCTGCTCGACGACATAGCGAAGAGAAACGGGGCAAAGGTAATGAGAACGAAGGTCGGCGACCTCATAGTCGCGAGGGCCCTCCTTGAGAACAACGGGACGATAGGCGGCGAGGAGAACGGGGGGGTAATCTTCCCGGACTTCGTGCTCGGCAGGGACGGGGCCATGACGACTGCCAAGATAGTCGAGATATTCGCCAAATCCGGCAAGAAGTTCAGCGAGCTGATAGATGAACTGCCTAAGTACTACCAGTTCAAGACGAAGAGGCACGTTGAGGGGGACAGGAAGGCCATCGTGGCTAAAGTCGCGGAGCTAGCCGAGAAGAGGGGATACAGGGTGGACACGACCGACGGGACGAAGGTACTCTTCAACGACGGCTGGGTTCTGGTCAGGGCTAGCGGAACCGAGCCGATAATCCGGGTCTTCAGCGAGGCGAAGAGCGAGGAGAAGGCCGAGGAGTACCTCAATCTGGGGCTGGAGTTGCTTGAGGAAGTTGTTGAAAGTTGAAGCCTCTTCTCCACCTTTTTTAGCAACTAGGTACCGTAATTAAAACTGCAAGGAAAGTGCGAAAATAGAAGAAGAGTTCAGAGATATCCCCTGTCTTCTTCCTCCTGGGTTGAGGGCGGCATCTGCTGTTCTAGCATGGCCCGCTGCATCTCCTGGACCTTCCGGAGTATCTCCTCGGTCTCCTTGGCGCGCTCCTCCAGGGCGGTCATGTCAATCTCAAGTCCAAGAACCTTCGTGACGGCAAGGAGGACGGACTTCGCGGACTTCGCATCGACTATGTAGCCCAGGCTCTCGCCAAGAAGGCTTATGCCGTACATCGAGCGGAGCTTGCCCATGCCGAGCAGCAGTCCCGCCGCACCGACTATGGCTCCTCCCTCGTCCTCCCTCCATATGACCTCGACCTGGCAGTCCTTGAGCTTCTCCTGGTAGTGCTGAATCAGCTCCTCGTGGGTTACGGCTGCGAGAACCCTCGGCTCACCCTGGAGTTCCGGAACCTGGTAGCCGCCCATGGTGATTATCTCCCTGACGCCGAACTCCGACACGAAGTCCAGCATCTTGCCGACGACCTCGTAGTGACCGGGGCTGTCCGTTGGGGCGACCTGCTGGTCTCCGGTGATGATTATGATGTCCCTACCTTTCTCGTCCGGGTTCTTCCAGTAGTAGAACTCGTTCTTCATTAGCTCGACGATCGAGCCTCTCTTGATGAGAACTTGGTGCATGAAGTGCGGTGAGTACAGCTCTGCGAACTTTACAGCCTGAAGCTCCTGGATGAGGTGCTCCGCGGCGAGCTTTCCGACGAGGCCTATGCCCGGAAGCCCCTCGATGAAGACCGGGTCCCGGAGCTGGGGCCTCTCAAGCACGTGGATGGTTGTTTCCTTCATCTCACTCCCTCCTCGCTATGCCCATCTGCTCGCGCTTCAGCCTGCGCCTGTACTCCCCGTAGGGGTCCTCCGGTGAAAAGCGCGGCGGGTGGGCAACTTTGGTCTTCTCCCCGCAGACGGGGCAGACCTCCTTGAGGGTGTAGCGCCCGCACCTGGGGCACTTCCTTATCCTGAAGTGCATCAGCTACCCCTCTTCTTGACCTTCTTTATGCGCTTCTCCTTCCTTATGAGGGTCGCCTCTCCGCCCGCTTCCTTGATGACGCGGAGGATTTCCTCGGCTATGTCCTCGAGCACCTCTTCGGCCTTGTAGTAGTCTGGGGCGGTGATGTCTATCCTGTAGCGCGGCGCACCTTGGTAGGAGAACTTGACCTCTATCTCCTTCTCCTCGTTGGCCCTGTCTCTGGCGCGGATAAGGGCCTCCTTGATTATCTCGATGCCGTTCGGCTTCGGGACTGTTATCTCGAACTCCGCATCTATCGTAACCGTCGGAATCTCGACGTAGGCTTCTATAATCGGCCTGAGAGCCTCTATCCACTCGTCGCTTATGAGTCCCTTGAGGACGTCCATGCCGTTCTGGGCGGCATCCTCGAAGGCGGCATAAACTTCCCCGTACTCCTCCTCGAGCGGGACCCAGACTTCCCTCCAGGCCGTCTCGAAGTCCTTCCCTATCTTCTCGGCCGCCATCTTGAGAAGGTTCTCGGCCTTCTGGGCGCGCTTGTACTCCTGGAGCTTGGCCTTCCTCTGCTGCTGGTTTACCCTCTTGAGGCTCAGATCGATGTGCCCCTTACTGGGGTCTACCCTTATCACCTTGGCGACTATCTTCTGGCCCTCTTTTATGTGGTCCCTGATGTTCTTTACCCAGGTGGACGCGACCTCGCTGATGTGCATGAAGCCCTCCTTGCCCGGGTACTCGTCGAGCTTGAGGAATGCACCGTAAGGGTGAATGTTCTTGACGGTGGCGACAACAAACTCTCCCTCTTCGGGGTACTCCTTGGCTTTCCTCGGCATTACAATCACCTCAAAATTTTCTCTGCCGGGATAGGTTACGAAAAGAGGTATTTAAAGTTTAGGAGAAGGAAAAGAGGTTCACTCGAGAACCTCGAGTATCTTGGCCTTGATGACGCCCTTTCCGCCGGTCGGCTCCACCAGAGTGGCACCGCAGACGAGGCAGCGGACTTTGGTGGCCGGGTTGCTGAAGACTATCTGCTCGTTGCCGCAGTCTATGCACTTGACGCGGAGGAACCTGCTCCTCGGCATGGGTATGAGGTTCTTCGGAAGCGCCATTGATCACACCTCCACCAGCTCGAACTTCTTAACCCTGAAGCCCTTTCCTCTGGTGTGGGCCTTACCGCAGACGGTGCACCTAAACCTGAGGTCGAGCTTCTTGACCGGCTTCTCCCTTCCGGCAGGGTTCGGCCTCGGGAAACCGCGGTAACCCTTCATGATCCTCCTGAAGCGCCTCTGGCCCTGGCTGAGCTCGCTCCTCGGCCTCTTCTTGACCTTCTCGACCTTGTGGATCGTATGCTTCTTACAGTAGGGGCAGTAAGTCCTTATCTGCTTCGGGTACTTCATTCTCTCACCTCCAGAGAGAGGCCCGGTGGGTTCCTACTCGGGCTTTCGGATACCCCCGAGCCGTGAGGCATGATAGTGCCTGCAGGCATCGGTAGTTCGGAGGCTTTAAAAAAGTTTTTGCGGTTTGACCGAAATTTTTAAAATACAAAATGTTACTAAAACGTTCTGGGGGGTGAGGGCGATGGAGAAGATGATCGATATCGTCAAGGCCGCCAATAATGTGGAGACAACCGCTGAGAAGGAGTATCGGAAGATTCTGAAAAAGCTCCGGGATCCCGAGTACGCCGATCTCAAAAACCTCTTCCTCAGGATGGCCATCGACGCGGTGTTTCACAGACACCTGATGGAGGCCCTGGAGAAGGCCTATCACGACGCCGTTGAGCTTGTCAAGGAGTACGGCGGCGAGGGGGTCGAGCAGGAAATAGCCCTTATACCCGGCGTTCCAACGATAGCCCTGCCCCTCGGCTTCGGAAGGATTGGCGCCAGAATTCCTCCGGATGAGATACTGGAGGAGTACTTCAGGGAGTTTCCCGAGGAGGTCGTTGTACCCGACGGTGGGGAGAGCCTCGCGAACCTGCTGAAGAGATACCTGGAGCTTGAGGGCGAGATGAAGGAACTCTATGAGAAGCTCTCCGGTAGGGCTTTCCATCCGGTCGTGAGGGAGCTGGCGAGGGAGATAAAGAGGAACGAGGAACAGCACGAGGCAATACTCAGGAAGCTCGAAAGAAAGTATGGGGAGTGATCACCCCGCCGGAGCGTAGTAGCAGCGCTTCGGTGAGACTATCTTCCCCTCCTTCTTGAGGACTTTTATGGCCTTGTCGACCTCCTTCTTATCTATGCCCGCGAGTTCGGCTATCTCCTTGCTCTTGAGCGGCCTTCCCGCTTCTTTCAGAACCTTGAAAACGAGTTCGACCTCTGCCATTCTAATCACCCCGATGGTTTGTCATAGAAACTAAATGATTCGAACTTAAAAGTTTATTGGTTCGCTCAGAGTTGAAGGATGAAGGGTACCACGAAGGGGACTACCGCAGTCAGCACGAAGCCGTGGACAAAGGCTATCAGTGCCACCTCACTCCCCCCGAACTTCGTTATCACCGGCAGCGTCGTGTCCATCGTCGTCGCTCCACCCATTGAGACCGCCAGCTCCTTGGGAATCCTCCTGATCGTCACGGGATATAGGAGCACGGTGAATATTTCCCTCGTGAGGTTGGCGAGGAAGCCCAGCGTTCCATAGACTGCCGAATACTGTCCTATGAGTGGACCTGTGAGGGAGTACCAGCCACAGCCGGCCGAGATCGCCAGGCCCCACTTGAGTTCAATCCCGAGAAGGAGAGACGCCGCCAATCCACCAAGGAGCGAGCCGACGAGAGTCGCCACGGGTAGCTTCACCGCCAGTCTTCCGAGCCTCTTGATCTCCCCCAGTCTAAAAGTCTGCCCCAAGTCGATTCCGATGATGAGGATGAGAATGTAGAGCATGATCTCGTAGAGGTTGCCGAAGTTGGGGGCGTTGGAGTGCCCGACCGCCATCCCTGCAACGAGAGATGCCAGCACGTAGATCAGAAACCTCATCTCCATCCCCCCATCAGAAGGGCCATTCCAACGCTTCCGATTATTGTGAGGGCGGCGAAAACGAGGGAAGATACGAGGAGCCACCCGGCGTCTATTTTGATCTTCCCTGCCTCAACGCCCATGAAGAATACCAGCAGGAGCAACGCGGCGCTCATGGGAAGGTCCGTGCTGAGCTTTTTCCCTCGCTTTCTGAGGAGGTATCCCACAAGAACGCCCGCCAGCAGGGGGATGAATATGTTCATGCAGCGAGATGGGTCTGAATGTTAATAAAGCTATCGAGGGGCTCGGAGGGTGTTCACGTCATCATTCGTGAGCCTTCAGTTTGCTTGCTAATCGTCATCGCCCGCCGTGAGTTCGAAACCTCCCCCTTTTAAACCTGACCCGCAAGGCCAAGGTTTTTATGATGAACCTTTCCTCATTCAAATGGTGGTTGACATGATCCGCGCATCGGAAAGGGCCATGGGAATTGAATATGCAATAAGGGATGTGGTTCTCCCCGCGAGGGAGCTGGAAAAGAAGGGGGTCAAGGTCATAAGGCTAAACATAGGTGACCCCGGTCAGTATGACTTTCAGCCGCCGGAGCACATGAGGGAGGCCTACTGTAAGGCCATTCAGGAGGGCCACAACTACTACGGCCCCAGCGAGGGCCTGCCCGCTCTAAGGGAGGCCATCGTCCAGCGCGAGAGGAATAAGAATGGCGTTGACATAACCCCCGA
This window of the Thermococcus siculi genome carries:
- a CDS encoding lysine exporter LysO family protein, with protein sequence MRFLIYVLASLVAGMAVGHSNAPNFGNLYEIMLYILILIIGIDLGQTFRLGEIKRLGRLAVKLPVATLVGSLLGGLAASLLLGIELKWGLAISAGCGWYSLTGPLIGQYSAVYGTLGFLANLTREIFTVLLYPVTIRRIPKELAVSMGGATTMDTTLPVITKFGGSEVALIAFVHGFVLTAVVPFVVPFILQL
- a CDS encoding 30S ribosomal protein S27e yields the protein MALPKNLIPMPRSRFLRVKCIDCGNEQIVFSNPATKVRCLVCGATLVEPTGGKGVIKAKILEVLE
- a CDS encoding HTH domain-containing protein → MAEVELVFKVLKEAGRPLKSKEIAELAGIDKKEVDKAIKVLKKEGKIVSPKRCYYAPAG
- a CDS encoding translation initiation factor IF-2 subunit alpha; this translates as MPRKAKEYPEEGEFVVATVKNIHPYGAFLKLDEYPGKEGFMHISEVASTWVKNIRDHIKEGQKIVAKVIRVDPSKGHIDLSLKRVNQQQRKAKLQEYKRAQKAENLLKMAAEKIGKDFETAWREVWVPLEEEYGEVYAAFEDAAQNGMDVLKGLISDEWIEALRPIIEAYVEIPTVTIDAEFEITVPKPNGIEIIKEALIRARDRANEEKEIEVKFSYQGAPRYRIDITAPDYYKAEEVLEDIAEEILRVIKEAGGEATLIRKEKRIKKVKKRGS
- a CDS encoding 50S ribosomal protein L44e; translated protein: MKYPKQIRTYCPYCKKHTIHKVEKVKKRPRSELSQGQRRFRRIMKGYRGFPRPNPAGREKPVKKLDLRFRCTVCGKAHTRGKGFRVKKFELVEV